A genomic region of Prosthecobacter algae contains the following coding sequences:
- a CDS encoding prepilin-type N-terminal cleavage/methylation domain-containing protein — MSIPHQLLRRRYGFTSIELLMVLSLSALVLGGIVVSYGTLVRSQPQVASVVAVPLGSTRLVRFYGSNDTKRQNTASAPSYGSLALAEELREQFYHDVLSATAVFCLPRADDNTWKPAYIKYNPDTDEELDTSQKFREHIIRVAGVPASQYQNYRNPGASSEKDQPNLSVFILGYGGYSGYLHVQAIYDIDVIRFKGGSQPLGFHASVKRYTDPAGPPPGVDYSLIFSGGYSVFYPPANPAATKEADMAKDGFTPLFVSFERSTRLALRESTAIDRFKLAAERPFYFMWWPDPAARHLGEQKNTAPTSTPQQAYNHMAGRTSFMFTVPMFPAL; from the coding sequence ATGAGCATTCCCCACCAGCTTCTGCGGCGGCGCTACGGCTTTACCTCCATTGAGCTGCTGATGGTCCTCTCCCTCTCGGCCCTGGTGCTGGGCGGGATCGTGGTGAGCTATGGCACGCTGGTGCGCAGCCAGCCGCAGGTGGCGAGTGTGGTGGCAGTGCCGCTGGGCAGCACGCGGCTGGTTCGTTTTTACGGCAGCAATGACACGAAGCGGCAGAACACGGCCTCCGCTCCCAGCTATGGCAGCCTAGCGCTGGCAGAGGAGCTGCGGGAGCAGTTTTACCACGATGTGCTGAGTGCCACGGCGGTGTTTTGCTTGCCGCGTGCGGATGACAACACCTGGAAGCCTGCCTACATCAAATACAATCCAGACACAGACGAAGAGCTGGACACTTCGCAGAAGTTTCGTGAGCACATCATCCGTGTGGCCGGAGTGCCCGCCAGCCAGTATCAAAACTACCGCAATCCCGGGGCCAGCAGTGAGAAGGACCAGCCAAACCTCAGTGTCTTCATCCTGGGCTACGGCGGCTACTCGGGCTACCTGCATGTGCAGGCCATCTATGACATTGATGTGATCCGTTTCAAAGGCGGCAGCCAGCCGCTGGGATTCCATGCCAGTGTGAAGCGATATACGGATCCGGCAGGCCCACCGCCAGGGGTGGACTACAGCCTCATTTTTTCCGGTGGTTACTCGGTGTTTTATCCCCCGGCGAATCCGGCGGCGACCAAGGAGGCGGACATGGCCAAGGATGGCTTTACACCGCTGTTCGTTTCCTTTGAACGCTCCACCCGGCTGGCGTTGCGTGAGTCCACCGCGATCGACCGTTTCAAGCTGGCGGCTGAGCGGCCTTTCTATTTCATGTGGTGGCCGGACCCGGCAGCCCGGCACCTGGGGGAGCAAAAGAACACGGCACCCACCAGCACCCCCCAGCAGGCCTACAATCACATGGCGGGCCGCACCTCCTTCATGTTTACCGTGCCGATGTTTCCGGCGCTCTGA
- a CDS encoding type IV pilus modification PilV family protein translates to MKCRSLQLLRRGYTLIEVLAAGAVISVGMAAAASLASSLMVQEELAWRVSITRNYQENMVRLWQLGLSPAGSKDATNIGAVMPSQNYSALLNEAINSTPYLIETGTTTPEGLGKLQSAAITATVNVSSDPKKELEGATFTLTAYRPSLPASLRTGALNP, encoded by the coding sequence ATGAAATGCCGTTCTCTCCAGTTGCTGCGCCGTGGCTACACCCTCATTGAGGTGCTGGCCGCCGGGGCCGTCATCTCCGTGGGTATGGCGGCGGCGGCGAGTCTGGCCAGTTCCCTGATGGTGCAGGAGGAGCTGGCATGGCGTGTCTCCATCACCCGCAATTATCAGGAAAACATGGTGCGGCTGTGGCAGTTGGGCCTCAGCCCTGCGGGCAGCAAGGATGCGACGAACATCGGCGCGGTGATGCCCAGCCAGAATTACAGTGCCCTGCTGAATGAGGCCATCAACAGCACGCCTTACCTCATCGAGACCGGCACCACCACGCCTGAGGGCCTGGGCAAACTACAATCTGCCGCCATCACGGCGACGGTGAATGTTTCTTCCGATCCGAAGAAGGAGCTGGAGGGGGCCACCTTCACGCTCACGGCCTACCGCCCCAGCCTGCCTGCCAGCCTGCGCACGGGCGCACTGAATCCCTGA
- a CDS encoding choice-of-anchor K domain-containing protein, with product MLPPPSLRQRSHPGQRQGFSVMELVVIIAMLGVLATVVLTLVGQQPVAVRNTKLSSDVATLNQMLAVYSSDGGDLKNLSDAQRVLDKLKRTRPQVEWKRHTGPASGRLIDIRLRARVTSEPEKSGQERAKWNSSKMRFEMTKGSGVAVSEFYLDETLAGTDPGTEPRTVSAVRYNVGSGKNQGWVWGHSKSGTASYNSPGSNNGSGVSSPFNPLASAPVPPTDPTGGGGGSGGGTGGGGSGGGGDPGGGVSPPTATQLPRPGISPSGGTFAFAAFPGQVLLSPNGAPAAGSRLEYRVNAGSWTPYSGTPIIVGSADKLEARNLATDTALYKNSSVASASYFRLVSGFSGSGTGTWGNATGGTGLVTNVQNGDDKSTFKHGNTKLDLGNGEFLDAGVENVLTFDPKPFETVVPNVWFALGDLVMLNGTTFYNSESDGVTLSINLGLSEPAHSAVVHINLGLVSTENTSDRLSSADIVELRNPSTDFTVTVDGVEYRLELGWATTDPGAGVAQGNQFLVFEGAAASALLRGRFVPNK from the coding sequence GTGCTCCCTCCTCCCTCTCTCCGCCAGCGCTCCCATCCTGGGCAGCGGCAGGGCTTTTCGGTGATGGAGCTGGTGGTGATCATCGCCATGCTGGGGGTCCTGGCCACGGTGGTGCTGACTCTGGTGGGCCAGCAGCCCGTGGCGGTGCGGAATACCAAGCTGTCCTCCGATGTGGCCACGCTGAATCAGATGCTGGCAGTGTACAGTTCTGATGGGGGCGACCTGAAGAATCTGTCGGACGCGCAGAGGGTCCTCGACAAGCTGAAGCGCACGCGGCCACAGGTCGAGTGGAAGCGCCACACGGGCCCGGCTTCTGGAAGGCTGATTGATATCCGCCTGCGTGCCCGGGTGACATCCGAGCCGGAAAAGAGCGGCCAGGAGCGTGCTAAGTGGAACAGCAGCAAAATGCGCTTTGAAATGACCAAGGGGAGTGGTGTGGCTGTGAGTGAATTTTACCTGGATGAGACCCTGGCCGGGACAGATCCTGGCACGGAACCCCGGACGGTGAGCGCCGTGCGCTACAATGTGGGCAGCGGCAAGAACCAGGGCTGGGTGTGGGGACATTCCAAATCAGGCACGGCCTCCTACAACAGTCCGGGCAGCAACAATGGCTCCGGTGTTTCCTCGCCCTTCAATCCACTGGCAAGTGCGCCCGTGCCACCGACCGACCCTACTGGGGGCGGTGGTGGAAGTGGTGGCGGCACGGGCGGTGGTGGCAGCGGGGGCGGTGGCGACCCTGGCGGCGGTGTTTCCCCACCGACGGCCACGCAACTGCCACGGCCGGGCATCAGCCCTTCCGGCGGTACCTTTGCCTTCGCTGCTTTTCCTGGCCAGGTTCTTTTGAGCCCGAACGGTGCGCCAGCCGCAGGATCCCGCCTGGAATACCGGGTGAATGCCGGGTCCTGGACTCCTTACTCGGGCACCCCGATCATCGTGGGATCTGCGGATAAGCTGGAAGCGCGCAATCTGGCCACGGACACGGCGCTCTATAAAAACAGCAGCGTGGCCTCGGCTTCCTACTTCCGCCTGGTTTCCGGCTTTTCCGGCTCGGGCACGGGGACCTGGGGGAATGCGACGGGTGGCACGGGCCTAGTCACGAATGTTCAAAACGGCGACGACAAGTCTACCTTCAAGCATGGCAACACGAAGCTGGATCTCGGGAACGGGGAGTTTCTGGATGCCGGGGTGGAGAACGTGCTGACCTTTGACCCCAAGCCTTTTGAGACCGTCGTACCCAATGTCTGGTTTGCCCTGGGGGACTTGGTGATGCTGAACGGGACCACCTTTTACAACAGTGAGTCCGATGGGGTCACGCTGAGCATCAACTTGGGGCTTTCAGAGCCAGCGCACAGCGCGGTGGTGCACATCAATCTGGGCCTGGTGAGCACGGAAAATACGAGCGACCGTCTGTCCAGCGCGGACATCGTGGAACTGCGCAATCCGAGCACCGACTTCACCGTCACGGTGGATGGGGTGGAATACCGCCTGGAACTGGGCTGGGCCACGACGGATCCCGGTGCCGGTGTGGCGCAGGGGAACCAGTTTCTTGTGTTTGAAGGGGCCGCTGCCAGCGCACTTCTGCGAGGCCGCTTTGTGCCTAACAAATAG
- a CDS encoding type II secretion system F family protein gives MLKKVTITNVNTGHKSISMVDTDTHEKALIGCGIAANETASIEDITGPDEKLQRLTSPKGGSEDCGAFFSGLGRCLERNISMTKSLRLQVNRVASARYKGMIAEVIHAISMGEKFSDAIARFRDLFTEDILSLVIAGEEAGQLARVCKRIGVAQKKSSKTLKKLKGAMIYPGVVMVLGVVVVIIMSFTLVPAMSKLFTSFNADLPFATKALIALSDLFINKPYMAAAPLVGLYVLFSNFNKIMSQRWVQDLVLKLPVVGMLVRKSASAAGFRTLAMLTESNVRLTSALEITSSATWHYHYKEFFNRLRDHISVGRTLHEGFLMESHWLGSDGRNLCGLIELASETGSGTEMLAEIADDYEEELDNMAASLDKLIEPLTMLILGVMVGFLIYAIYGPMFSLGDVILKKK, from the coding sequence ATGCTGAAGAAAGTCACCATCACCAATGTCAATACCGGGCACAAATCCATCTCCATGGTGGATACGGACACGCATGAGAAGGCGCTGATCGGCTGCGGCATCGCGGCGAATGAGACGGCCTCCATCGAGGACATCACGGGCCCGGATGAAAAGCTGCAGCGGCTGACTTCGCCCAAGGGCGGATCTGAAGATTGTGGGGCGTTTTTCTCTGGCCTGGGCCGATGCCTGGAGCGCAACATCAGCATGACGAAAAGCCTGCGCCTGCAGGTGAACCGCGTGGCCTCCGCCCGCTACAAGGGCATGATCGCGGAAGTGATCCATGCCATTTCGATGGGGGAGAAATTCAGCGATGCGATCGCCCGCTTTCGGGATCTTTTCACGGAGGACATTCTGTCCCTGGTCATCGCCGGGGAAGAGGCGGGGCAGCTTGCCCGCGTGTGCAAGCGCATCGGCGTGGCGCAGAAGAAGTCATCGAAGACGCTGAAGAAGCTGAAGGGTGCGATGATCTATCCCGGGGTGGTGATGGTGCTGGGCGTGGTGGTGGTGATCATCATGAGCTTCACGCTGGTGCCGGCGATGTCGAAGCTTTTCACGAGCTTCAATGCGGACCTGCCCTTTGCCACGAAGGCGTTGATTGCGCTTTCGGATCTGTTCATCAACAAACCCTACATGGCGGCGGCCCCGCTGGTGGGGCTGTATGTGTTGTTTTCGAACTTCAACAAGATCATGTCCCAGCGCTGGGTGCAGGACCTGGTGCTGAAGCTGCCTGTGGTGGGGATGCTGGTGCGGAAATCGGCCTCCGCCGCAGGCTTTCGCACGCTGGCCATGCTCACGGAATCCAATGTGCGCCTCACCAGTGCGCTGGAGATCACCTCCTCCGCCACCTGGCACTATCATTACAAGGAGTTCTTCAACCGCCTGCGCGACCACATCAGCGTGGGGCGCACGCTGCATGAGGGATTCCTCATGGAATCTCATTGGTTAGGCTCGGATGGACGCAACCTCTGCGGTCTCATTGAGCTGGCCTCGGAAACGGGCTCTGGCACGGAGATGCTGGCAGAGATCGCCGATGACTATGAGGAGGAGCTGGACAACATGGCGGCCTCGCTGGACAAGCTGATTGAGCCACTGACGATGCTCATCCTCGGGGTCATGGTGGGCTTCCTCATCTATGCGATCTATGGCCCGATGTTCAGCCTGGGCGATGTCATCCTGAAGAAGAAGTAG
- a CDS encoding type IV pilus twitching motility protein PilT yields MEDINERSQLGYRMLHLSKDAGVSDFYITPWEPLTYRRNGKLFFDSFIYQPERPLEFTAGCVDYALVLGSRRYRVNRMVTRGRPRWVMRLLPENIPDISKLMVPPAAIKAFLEAKNGLFLVCGATGSGKSTTIASMILERAKRRQEHVLTFEDPIEFVYPSDIPSLVSQREIGTDELDFNKSLRAALRQAPDVILVGEIRDGETAEIALQAAETGHVVVATLHTSSAAQTVQRYLKLIPSDRMENAMLSFADSFRGILCQRLLFDEARGKRFPIHELLLPYDSVCGMIRRGEFKNLEQELEAGFTRGMMSFERCLGFRQQDGWKPSQTRKTGYAEHEVYDFLSRENLTSVYAVG; encoded by the coding sequence ATGGAAGACATCAACGAACGCAGCCAACTGGGCTATCGCATGCTGCATCTGTCAAAGGATGCCGGGGTGAGCGACTTTTACATCACGCCCTGGGAGCCGCTGACGTACCGGCGGAACGGCAAACTGTTCTTTGATTCCTTCATCTACCAGCCGGAGCGGCCGCTGGAGTTCACCGCCGGGTGCGTGGACTATGCGCTGGTGCTGGGCAGCCGCCGTTACCGTGTGAACCGCATGGTCACCCGCGGGCGTCCGCGCTGGGTCATGCGCTTGCTGCCGGAAAACATCCCGGACATCAGCAAACTGATGGTGCCACCTGCGGCGATCAAGGCTTTCCTGGAGGCCAAGAACGGCCTGTTTCTGGTGTGCGGGGCCACGGGTTCCGGTAAGTCCACCACCATCGCCTCGATGATCCTGGAGCGTGCCAAACGCCGCCAGGAGCATGTGCTGACCTTTGAGGACCCCATTGAGTTCGTTTATCCCTCGGACATTCCTTCGCTGGTGTCTCAGCGTGAGATCGGCACGGATGAGCTGGACTTTAACAAGTCATTGCGCGCTGCTCTTCGTCAGGCCCCGGACGTGATCCTGGTGGGGGAAATCCGTGATGGTGAGACGGCAGAGATCGCCCTGCAGGCGGCGGAAACGGGGCATGTGGTGGTGGCCACGCTGCACACCTCCAGCGCGGCGCAGACGGTGCAGCGTTACCTGAAGTTGATCCCGAGCGACCGCATGGAAAACGCCATGCTTTCCTTTGCCGACAGCTTCCGTGGTATCCTCTGCCAGCGCCTGCTCTTTGATGAGGCGCGAGGCAAACGCTTCCCCATTCATGAACTGCTGCTGCCGTATGATTCGGTGTGCGGCATGATCCGGCGCGGTGAGTTCAAGAACCTGGAGCAGGAGCTCGAGGCGGGCTTCACGCGCGGCATGATGAGCTTTGAAAGGTGCCTGGGCTTTCGCCAGCAGGACGGGTGGAAACCCTCCCAAACGCGCAAGACCGGCTACGCCGAACATGAGGTCTATGACTTCCTATCCCGAGAAAACCTGACTTCCGTTTATGCTGTTGGATGA
- a CDS encoding DUF1080 domain-containing protein: protein MIRPLLLSLSLTAVFSLAAAEPMPPEGFVAIFNGKDLTGWQGSDKYWSVEDGCLTGVADGKLDYNRFITWKAGKVKNFELRVKVKVTPDGNSGLQYRGQERPDLGEWVVTGYQCDVVPKNADYNGMLYEERGRRILAHTGEKVVIDPQGQPWVVGKMPVQKFPGGEWHDYRVRVEGNHHRHWIDGVPTVDVVDLDEKGRALEGVIAVQVHVGPPMKIQYKDFFVQHLPEDLPILKAEAAPIPADAVKVVPQGGGKKKAPAKK from the coding sequence ATGATCCGCCCACTTTTGCTCTCCCTGTCCCTGACGGCTGTCTTTTCACTCGCTGCGGCTGAGCCGATGCCGCCGGAGGGCTTCGTGGCCATTTTCAATGGCAAGGACCTCACGGGCTGGCAGGGCAGTGACAAATATTGGTCGGTGGAAGACGGCTGCCTGACGGGCGTGGCGGATGGCAAGCTGGACTACAATCGTTTCATCACCTGGAAGGCCGGGAAGGTGAAAAACTTCGAGCTGCGGGTGAAGGTGAAAGTGACGCCGGATGGCAACAGCGGTCTGCAATACCGGGGCCAGGAGCGCCCGGACCTGGGCGAGTGGGTGGTGACGGGCTACCAGTGCGATGTGGTGCCGAAAAACGCCGACTACAACGGCATGCTGTATGAGGAGCGGGGCCGCCGCATCCTGGCCCACACGGGGGAGAAGGTGGTCATCGATCCGCAGGGCCAGCCCTGGGTAGTGGGCAAGATGCCGGTGCAGAAATTCCCCGGCGGCGAATGGCATGACTACCGCGTGCGGGTGGAGGGGAACCATCACCGCCACTGGATCGATGGTGTGCCGACGGTGGATGTGGTGGACCTGGATGAAAAAGGCCGGGCGCTGGAGGGCGTGATCGCCGTGCAGGTGCACGTGGGCCCGCCGATGAAGATCCAGTACAAGGACTTCTTTGTTCAGCATCTGCCGGAGGATCTGCCGATCCTGAAAGCCGAGGCCGCCCCTATCCCGGCGGATGCGGTGAAGGTGGTGCCACAGGGCGGCGGCAAGAAAAAGGCACCGGCTAAAAAATAA
- a CDS encoding DUF5069 domain-containing protein has product MSQIVPLISSGVAGPLGVLHLPRLWLKASLAAAGKLHADYPACGKGYDGMTLGALGIKEDEFLAFIATKPTYVQLEAWVKAYPGVNLTKANLYKHNQAILGYIHGDDVRKTILDAAGVTDETGVNPGAVDLNNLDDWQTLWAAEIK; this is encoded by the coding sequence ATGAGCCAAATCGTCCCCCTTATCTCCTCCGGTGTTGCCGGTCCCCTCGGTGTGCTGCACCTGCCACGCCTCTGGCTGAAGGCATCCCTGGCTGCCGCTGGCAAGCTGCACGCCGACTATCCGGCCTGCGGCAAAGGTTACGATGGCATGACCCTCGGCGCCCTCGGCATCAAGGAAGATGAGTTCCTCGCCTTCATCGCCACCAAGCCCACCTACGTCCAGCTCGAAGCCTGGGTGAAAGCCTATCCTGGCGTGAACCTCACCAAGGCCAACCTCTACAAGCATAACCAGGCCATCCTCGGCTACATCCACGGCGACGACGTCCGCAAGACCATCCTCGACGCCGCTGGCGTGACCGATGAAACCGGCGTCAATCCTGGTGCCGTGGACCTCAACAACCTCGACGACTGGCAGACCCTATGGGCCGCCGAGATCAAATAA
- a CDS encoding PA0069 family radical SAM protein has translation MRTDDLPVNRPRGRGAAANTEQRFSALQMTYDPGEEPEKVVTKFFHDHSSTIISRHSSPDLPFEASLNPYRGCEHGCAYCYARPTHEWLGFSAGVDFESRIMVKTEAPALLRAELARDKYVPERLSLSGVTDCYQPAEKRLEITRGCLAVLAECRHPVVMITKNHLITRDMDHLGELARHQATAAYISITTLDADLARKLEPRASSPQMRLEAIRALAGQGIPVGVSVAPMIPGLNDSEIPAILEAAREAGAQFAGYTVVRLPFSVKEVFAAWLEAHFPGRKDKVLGRIEETQGRTLSHPEFGKRLKGVGVWSDQIAQIFKVSLKRARMLHRRPEVNAAAFRRPRERGGQMELW, from the coding sequence ATGAGAACAGATGATTTGCCGGTCAATCGTCCCCGTGGGCGCGGGGCGGCTGCGAATACGGAGCAGCGGTTCTCCGCCCTGCAGATGACCTATGATCCGGGCGAGGAGCCGGAGAAGGTGGTGACGAAATTCTTCCATGACCACTCCAGCACCATCATCAGTCGGCACAGCAGCCCGGATCTGCCGTTTGAGGCCAGCCTGAATCCGTACCGGGGCTGTGAGCATGGTTGCGCTTATTGTTATGCACGGCCCACGCATGAGTGGCTGGGCTTTTCTGCCGGGGTGGATTTTGAATCCCGCATCATGGTGAAGACGGAGGCCCCGGCGCTGCTGCGGGCGGAACTGGCGCGGGACAAGTATGTGCCGGAGCGGCTGTCCCTGAGCGGGGTGACGGACTGCTATCAGCCGGCGGAAAAGCGGCTGGAGATCACCCGTGGCTGCCTGGCCGTGCTGGCGGAGTGCCGGCACCCGGTGGTGATGATCACGAAGAATCACCTCATCACTCGTGACATGGATCACCTGGGGGAACTGGCCCGCCACCAGGCCACGGCTGCCTACATTTCCATCACCACGCTGGATGCAGACCTGGCGCGGAAGCTGGAGCCGCGCGCCTCCTCCCCCCAGATGCGGCTGGAGGCGATCCGCGCCCTGGCGGGGCAGGGGATCCCGGTGGGCGTCTCCGTGGCACCGATGATTCCAGGGCTGAATGACAGCGAGATCCCAGCCATCCTGGAGGCCGCGCGGGAGGCGGGGGCGCAGTTCGCCGGATACACGGTGGTGCGGCTGCCCTTCAGCGTGAAGGAGGTCTTTGCCGCGTGGCTGGAGGCGCATTTCCCTGGGAGGAAGGACAAGGTGCTGGGCCGCATTGAGGAGACGCAGGGGCGCACGCTTTCGCACCCGGAATTCGGCAAGCGGCTGAAAGGCGTGGGCGTGTGGTCGGACCAGATCGCCCAGATCTTCAAGGTCTCGCTGAAACGTGCCAGGATGCTGCATCGGCGGCCCGAGGTGAATGCAGCGGCTTTCCGGCGACCGCGTGAGCGCGGTGGGCAGATGGAGCTGTGGTGA